In the genome of Populus trichocarpa isolate Nisqually-1 chromosome 10, P.trichocarpa_v4.1, whole genome shotgun sequence, the window TCTTTTGATCATATCTGATCTTGGAACTTGGATGAAGGATTCTAAATTTCTAACCATTGATTagcaaaaattgagtttgctTTATTGTTGTGTTATGCTTGACTGTTGAAAGACAAtttctagtaatttttttttccatgcttACTAATTATCCAATTACTATACTTCGGTGGAGTAAAACATAggttaaaaataagaaatctgAGCAAAGAAAGGGAccgaaaaaaaggaaaatcgTGACGTCTGGGTCCAGCAACTATCACACCGTCTCAcatgcaaagagaaaaaaaagtaaggtGACAAAAAGGAGCTGATTTAAACATCATTTTCCACATCTCCAAACCGCGTTTTGTGCACGAAGAgggaaaaggaaataaataattagattaaaaaaggttactattatagattttttatatatatagatggagggaactttaaattcatttctttttcttgattttaaaatttatttactatATATGTGTCAAAGATCTTGTGTTTTCTATTGTAGTCCCTGGAGATTTTCAATGAAATTGTACACTAATACTTCATGAAAAATTACGCATGCCCTAGGAAAAATTTGGtcataattaataattgtttaaatacaatatatatatataggaactGCGACCTTTTAATGTGTTCATATCATACACATGGAACTTCTGAAACCTCCGGTCAATGATGGATATATATTATGCCTAGATTTGAACACTTTAATTTGGTTTCATATCGACGTCGACCTAGCTAGGGTTTACTAGGTTTCGTATTACCTTTTTGCATATCATGATACACACAAACCACAGTGGACTTTACTCCCTCTCTCCTTCCATACAATTCTTTAGGTAACATGCAATTAGTTGTTCTAGTACTTCTACCACGCAAGACCCGATGAACCCTAAAATGGCAGTACTTGACCAATTCTCATCATTTCAAAAATGTTGAAGCTGTAGATAGTTTTCTCGCACCGCTTGAGACCCCACACCACAAACCTAAAGGACAGATACAGTATGCTGAAAATGAACTTGCATGCATGTATACATGTGAGTGAAATACAACATAACGTGTAGGTGGGACAACAAAGCAAGGCAtggattaattagatttttgctCCTAAATTGTTCGTTCTTTTAGATTGGTCAAATTGGAAGCCGCTTATTCTTTTTCCCTTTCAAGGATAACTTTACTGTCCAAGAGGACACGCATGAAAGAATTCAGACCCTACCGTTAGCTCCTTTGCCACAACAATTTTTTCGGTTCAGCTTCTTTTGCTGACTGTAATAtttgtgcgtgtgtgtgtgtgtgtgtgtgagagagagagagagagagagagagagagagagagagatgcatGCAGACATGATTTCAAGTGGGATAAGAAAGAAATAATGGTTTAGACGTTAAGTTCAGACATGATTCCAAGTGGGACAAGAGAGAAAGGATGTTTTAGAAGTTAAGCTGTAGTCTCTGGCAAGGCAAATTTTGAAGGATACGTCGTGTCAAAATATGAACTGTATCAAAATGCTTGCTTATATGGTTAGTTTCCATGCTCCAGTGTAGTTTGATTAGGCTAAAAAATGTGGTTGCATTGATTTATCTTGATCGTTGCTGATGGGAATGAAATCATTCCCACGATCTTTTTGCCGAGCTCTTTTGATAGACCCTATGATCTAAAGTAAGGTAGAGTTTAGCAAACATTGTTTCTAGAAAAGTATTTACATATACTAATTATTGAGGAGGGGAAAATTCACTTTTCCCTCCTCACACTATTCactttgcagtttttttttaatttatcttttaataagcATTTATTTATTCTAGTTTTATAATCTGAATTATATATGAGTTTGACTggttaacttgaatttttttatttatatttaatcaatttaaaattaaacttcataatttttttggtttgtattttttgaggttatcttgatcttattaCTTGGATCATGAATTCGATAGGTTAATCCGGATATTTTTTGTGgcttttatttgattgatttttttcaattatgtccCTCATCATAAGATTTGTtgggaattaagtttcataatttgtttcgatttgttttttatagagttatcacaGTCACATCAACTAGATTGTGAGTTTGACATATTAACTTAagttgattcaagttatttgattttttatatttttttaattgatttttcttcaatttcatcattcaacattgaattgattgagaattgagttttataatttgtttcgatttgatttttatagggttattccTGTTCTATGATCCAGGTCATgaatttaatagattaatcCGAGTTGACTAGGTcgatataatatgtttttgttttaacattaaaaaaaatatcatattaaaaattattttaatcaaattatatttttaacagttgtttttaattaaacttgttaaattaaatgagtcatttcaagttAAACCCCAcgcaatttaaatttttttcttctaaaaaaacacGTTACGAAGACTTTAATAACTTATtgcattgaaaaaatcaatcagaACAGTGTAAAGTGCTAAATAACTATTAAGAACCTATGTACTTGTACACCTGTGAGAGtcaaaaagagaaatataaGCGGGTTGGGTATAtactttcaaagaaaaaaagtttaagatCAGATAGCTTTAACCATTCGTCATGTTGGACTTCCCCTTCTAGGATATCacaaaatctgatttgaagATATACCTTGTACAAGTCAAGTCTCAGAATAAACTCAATCAGTACCAAATCAATTCGGTGGCAGAGAATTTTTTCATTCGAGGTAAAATGAGGAGAATGATGCTGGCCCTTTTAGCTTAAGAATTACAAAGAGGCTAAAGGGGAGgacatatttttcttaattggttGTAAAATAGTCTGCAAATTATTTATTGCTCTCATGAACTGTATTTTGATGATTGTTCTATTTAAGGGGACAGATCAAGCACTTATTTCAGCAACATCTTAAATTTTACTTTCACTTCCACACGTGAGTTCACCGTGCTTACCCTCTGCAGCTCTTTTGTAGTAAAAAAGAGGGGCTATATCAGCCACTTTTACTGCTGTTTACATTCCCTCCTCAAGTAGCAGCAGCGGTCCTTTGTGTACATAAAATCTGATGGCACAAAGATTTTACCTGCCTTTTCTTGAGGCAATTTCCATGGTTTTGGCCTTTAGTGTGTATTTTGTCCAACCGCATGTCCCATGAtagaaaataaagcaaaagagagaataaaaggaaagtAAACAGAACTCAGCTACCTTGTTTACCTAGTAAAATATTCAGGTCCTATAAGAAGTTGCCTTCTCTCCCATTCTCTACTTCTCTCAAGACATACATCCCTTCAACTGATATagacaataaagaaagaaaaatggaagatCACTGCAGTCTTCTTAACTGGTCATGCTTCTACCAAGATGAGGTAAGGCTATCAGCATGTATTCTTGTCTATTTCTTGTTACTGACCTTGTTCAATTCTGTTTCTTGTACTTGTTTTCAGACTAATGTAGAtgtttttaacttcttttttactGACTGCAGGGGATTGAAGACATAAGGCATCATCTCCTGTATACTACAGAACTTGAAACAGCAATTGTATCGGCAAAGGAGGAGATAGCAAGAAGAGAAATTGAGATATTCCACCTCAAAAATCTTTTGAGCAGGACAGTTAAGGAAAGAAATGACGCCCAGATACAATGCCGGAAACTAGTTTTGGACAAATTATCCTTCGAGCAACAACTGCTGCaaaatcagcagcagcagcaggaaaTGCAGCAATTGAAGCAAGAATCTGCTTCACTCGCTATAACTTACAGCAGTGAAGATGAATCCAAGGCTAGTGATTCCAACAATCACATCAGCTCTCCTGATTCTAGCAAAGTCATTGTTCCCTCGCAGTTTAGTGACCCAATTCCCCAGCAACCATCGCAATCATCACTTCCAGATGTGATACTTAAGTTAGCAGCAGACAAACCACTTCCAGAGAAAGGGAAACTCTTGCAGGCAGTGAAGGAAGCCGGTCCGCTCCTCCAGACCCTTCTCCTGGCTGGACCACTCCCTCAATGGCAGCACCCACCTCCCCAATTAGACTCCATCGAGATCCCACCAGTAACCATTTGTTCGCCAACATCTCGGCTAATACACGAAGACTCTTTCAACAGTTTCACTTCTTGTTTGAGCAAGAAGAGGGATCGATACTTCGGCGAAGGTCCTGATTCTTCTTCACCTGCCACCAAGTATCAGAAAGTTGTCCTCCATTAACCAAAACCTTAGTTCTTACACATAGTTCTCTAGTACTGTGGTGCATCCATCCTTTTCATTACTGTTAATCATGACAAGGAAAGCAACTGGAAACGGATGGCCTAGCTATTATGCATCAGTTTGGAATTTGTAAACTACTTTTGTCTTAGATATTAATGATTCTAACTTCTCTGGAAAGTCAGATGGAGACTAGAGTACTGTATAATGTGAAAATGGGTACTGAATTCTCCATGTTAGCTGGGAAATTTTGTATCAATATATTGCTTTTCTTTCACACAAATTTTGCAGCAATCTTTGCTCCATGTAGCCAAATTTTGAGTGGTGCTCATGCTATTTCCTCATGCTTTTGCTTTTCGGGTTAAATGTTACAAGTAAAGAAATGATGTTAAGTATGACCATGACTAGtaatcatataaataattttttccccTTAGATTTTTTCCCTTTCCATGAAGCACACCAACCATTCATGGTGAGTACTGTCTGCCATTATAAGTGCATCTAATTAGACCCACTATCATGCACGACCAACACTTTGAGCTGGACCAGTTAAAGAGCAACAACGATATCAGCAAGACCCATCATCATCACAAACTTTACATTAGCTAAGAAATTATTCACCTAACTAGGCTAAAGTTCCCGAGGAGACTTTTTTCTCTGGCATCAAAGGCGGGGAACAAACTAGAAATTAACGTTTCTTCGTCGGAGCAAAGCAATCCCAACCATATTATAAGGTTTCTAGCAGATGGTGTCTTGACTCAACACCGTATCCTTGAATTCACACAACCATTTTCTTCTCGACATGTATGCCTCGTACCAACCTCCCATTGGCGAGACGAAAGCCTGGTCAGTTAATGTTAAAACTGGGCATGAATTCTTCAAAGCTGCTACAGCCTGCTTTCACATGCAAAGAGAGGTCATGGTCACAGGTCATTGTTTTGCTTTAGACCACTAATGCATCGAGCCAATGAAAAATCTAGGAACCAAATAGATTTCATGGATGTTAATTTTCTGTGACCCTTTATCACCATCATTATGGATTGCACATGCATGGAATTGTATGTTTCTCAAATCTGGTCCCACGCGCTTTGCTAGATCAACTTAAGTTGTAAATTACTGGATAAGAGTCACAAGACTAGACAAATCCATGGTCTTTACAGCTAATTGAAAGGAATATACACCTGGTCTCTTAACAACTAGACCAAAGCTAGTCTTGAACCATACTTTGGATTGCTGACATTACCGTAACATACAAGCATCCAGGCTAGCTACCAGACATTCCTTTCAccaggaaaataaaattaaaattaaaaatttaccaGACATTCTATATGGGCCTCTGAAGATGATGAATGGCTGTATTTCGAGATTTATCATCTCGGGCTTGTCATGTAAACTCTCTCAGCAAATTGCCTTGGGCTCTAGCCTGGTTTCTCTAGATCTTTTGTCCAGCAACGCAGGGCATGCAGTAGATTGTACCGCAGCAGAAATATACTGTTTGGTATTTTGTTAATCAACTGCATTGACAAACAGCACTGATAGTACATTCGAGATTGtattgtaaaatgttttttaaaataattttttatttaaaaataaattaaaatatttttttttattgatacgggaacataaaatctataaaaacactaaaaaacatattgatttaatatttttataaaccaaggtatttttttttaaatattttttttaaaaaaacggtGCTCAATTTGTCCCAAGGCATATGATATTATGCCACGAAGCCACATGCACTTCCTTTCAATGATGAACCAATGTATATGACACAATATCTCATGAAAACGTGCACGAGAGGCAATTCAACTCTTGGTCATTTCCCCATGTATATTCTTGTCGTGAAAAACGAATTCATGTGccctattatttgtttttggaatcATGCGTGTTACAGCTGAACCGTGCTAGAAGGGCTTGCTTATTTTTTGAGTCATGTATACGAACCCATGTGTTTTGTTTTCGAATAATGTTACTTTTATCGAAAAAAAGTTTCTTTTCACTCGCAACGACTCGACCAGAGGACTTCCCTCCTAAAGTGATGTCCTTTCGatgctaaaaaagaagaaatttttttcttgttatttctcagttttttcttttacgAAGTAATTCTATCCAATTTATGGGATTCATTTACAAGAGCATTTAACATATGAAATTCCATAAAACATGATTTCGGTAAAATTacatttattctttaatttttttcttgttatttatcatttttaattaaaaaaactaaccctATCcaatttattggattttttcaCAAGACCATTTAATACATGggattatataaaacataattctGGTAATATTACTActattcttcaatttttctgCCTCAATCACATAGATTATAATACGATGGAACCGTGCTAGGAGGGCTTGAAGTGAAACTAGACACTAGCAATCAAAGAACTTGGcccaaatcaagaaaacaagaacttattttatttgatttggttcATGAGTTTTGATCCTCTGGCCCATTAATAAACATAAGGAAATGTCGATAATACCACTTCACTCAAAACTTGTAAAGACAACATTGGGTGGGTGCTGTGATGATCAACTGTGAAGTGGCAATCCCATTGGGCTTTCCCTGAACGAGAGGCTGGGTGATTTTATGGGCCGTAAACTACgtagaaaatcattttttgggttttctcaAGTCCAGAAAATGTTCGCAATATTTGGGTCTAGGCCCATTTTCCTATATTTTGCCCGGGATGTAAATATCTGACTTGATTTtctgtttataaaaaaaatctacgtCGGTAAAATAAATATCCCGCCTCCcacaaggagagagaaaatcaccTGATGGTATAAAGTATAAACATTCCGTCTCGCATAAGGAGAAGAAGAGCCAATCAATGATGGTGCTTACTTCGCTCTCCTCTTCCCTTCTCTCGTCATTATCATCACTGACCGGTCCGCCTCCTTCAAATTCCAacgtttatttttcttcttcacttcCTTCTCCACGACGCCGTCTCAATCCAGAACCAAACCACCACCACCGCAACCGccatctctctcttcctctcctctCAAGAACCTCGCCTACACGCTCCATTCACTGCTCCTCTTCCTTCTCTTCCATGCCTCTAGAAGTTTCAACATCCCCTTCCCAGGTTCTCCTCTTAAATCAATGAGTTAATTCGTTTCTTGTGACTTAAATGATGATTATGATTAAAAAGGTTGATTCAGTTACAGGACAGTTTGCTATATTCAAGGGCATTTTGGGTAACTCAATCTATAATCGCGTGGAATGCGGATGTTGTTAGAGACGGTTCTTGTTATTTATACGCTAGCCAAACCGCTGCATTATCCGTTACTGATGGTGAAGTTGAAGGTCATGACTTTAAAATCAAGCTCGAGGAAGACAGCGGCGGCATTCCACAAAATGTAAggcttatttaatttatttttattttgatgatgatgatttatttttggacATTTTTTAGGTGATTGCGAAATTTCCTCATGTTAGAGATTACAAAGCTTTCAAAGTTCCTTCAACTGTGGATGCCAAATCTCTTGTCAAATGCCAGCTAGCCGTCGCAACATTTGGCTGTGAGTTTTTTGTTCATTGCTTGTTTTTTCTAAGAGATTTTGTTGGTTGGCCTAAACCTAAAGATTACTGTGAATATGCACATAGACTTAATGATCGAACATGCGGTTAGAAGTTAATCATGTGATATTGCGGTCTGTTGTTTTATTTGGTTATATTATTTAGCGGCATGTAAGTATATTAGAGATAGTTTTGTAAGTATATTAACGATGTAATGCTTCATGGTTAGGTAGGTTATTTTCATGATACTGTGTTCTCTTCATTTTTGGCAGCTGATGGGAAATGCAGCTATGCTACTGGTTTGCAGTTACCTGGTGTTCTAGATGAATTGTTTGCATATGATGGTCCCCTTGGTGCGCATTATTCAGAAGATGCTGTGTCCCTCTACCTGTGGGCTCCAACTGCTCAAGTATATGACATTTCGCAACAGATTCTTTATGGTCAGTTTGTTTTTTGTCAAGCCGTCTTCTTCTACACTgtaagtcatgttttttttttcctgcttcaAAATAGGCAGTGTGTGCCTGTGTTTACAAGAATGCGAACAGCAGGGATCCCGTGGAAGTTGTTCAGTTGAAGGAGGTTAATGGAGTTTGGAGTGTTGAAGGATCAAAAGACTGGGAAGGTTGTTATTATGTGTATGAAGTGTCTGTCTACCATCCTAGCACTTTACACGTTGAAAAATGCTATGCAAATGATCCATATGCTAGAGGGTATGCTTGCTGTCTAAATTTGCCAACAATTCTCTGAAATAGTGAAGTTGTTTGCAAACTCTGATTGTAGTAGCATTGCTAATCGTAATATAGTATTGCCAATCATCATATTATGTTTGCATTTGTATTTTGTGTATACAGATGTGAAATTCCTCTGATTTTATGCTGTTTTTTTGTTGGAACAGGCTCTCACCAGATAGCCAGAGGACATTATTTGTGAATCTTGATTCAGATACTTTAAAACCTGAAGGATGGGAGAAATTAGCTGATGAAAAACCCATTATACTTTCTTTTTCAGACATAAGTATCTATGAATTGCATGTAAGGGATTTCAGGTAAAAAAACTAACTCCCTTGAATCCTGGCTCTATAATCTGGCTCATCTTCAATGTTAGATTtctggaaggaaagaaaaaaaaaatccagtttCAGGCTTATGTGCTAGTAAAAAGAGTTAGCCGAAGTTTAATTGCTCTGATGACATGCTGAAGTTTGTAGGTTCTTATTCATTCTAAAATCCTATGTGCCTATTGTAGTGCCAATGATCATACTGTGCATCCTGACTTTCAGGGTGGTTATCTGGCCTTCACGCTGGAGGTAGTTCTGCTCTTTTGACCCCTTATATTAGAATCTACTGCTCAAAAGTGTGTTGGATTGTTTTGCATGTATTAGAAGTAACTGATATGATAGTGACTTAACACCGCTAAGCACATTCTTCTTGAAGGATTCAGCAGGTGTACTTCATCTAAAGAAATTATCAAATGCTGGTATCACTCATGTCCATTTGCTGCCTACCTTTCAATTTGCTGGTGTTGACGATGTCAAGGAGAACTGGAAGTGCGTGGGTAAGTATTTTATCTTAGCTCATATTCTAGTGACCGTGTGCCTTCACATGTAATGCAGTTTATGGATTGCCACAACCTTAGTTCAGCAAAAtcgtttaaattttttaatgtaccTAAATTGCTGAAACTCATTTTTGAAATTAGATATGCTGTCATGTGTTGGCTATCATTAATTTGTATGACATTTAGGCTTCAACAGATAGCACAGTGCTGGAAAAATTACTGCCGGATTCAACTGAGCAACAAGCTCAGATCACATTAATCCAAGATGATGATGGGTATAACTGGGGGTATGCTCCTAAATCCTGACTTGGACAAATATCACCGAGTTTATTATGTCTTCATGTTAAAACAGTTTTATcgttttgttttccttgtggaGGTACAATCCTGTTCTATGGGGGGTCCCTAAAGGAAGTTATGCTAGCAACCCAAGTGGTTCATGCCGCACAATTGAGTTCAGAAAGATGGTTCAGGTCTGGCTTTCTTATTCTGTTGCTGATGCCTTTTGTCCTTGTCTTCCTAATGTCAGGGcagccattttgttttttaactatcTGTGGCATGGACCACTGGTATACTGCTTTGATGGTGTAGGTATTCAACTTAGTTAATGCTTAACCATTTTCTTGTAATTGAATCCTTTTGATTTGCAGGCCCTTAACCATATCGGCCTTCGTGTTGTGTTGGATGTTGTCTACAATCATTTGCATGGAAATGGTCCCTTTGATGAGAATTCTGTTCTTGACAAGGTTTGTatagttattattcttttaatatccaGTCCAACTATGCTTTTCTAATAGTACTTGTGGTTGTAGGATTAATTTACTGAGAAAATTACTAACAAGGCCGATACGTTTGGTTATTGTGGAAGGTTAGCCCTGGCTTCTGTCGTAACTCTTAAGTTTTCCATGTAGATTGTTCCAGGTTATTATCTGAGAAGAAACACTGATGGGTTTATCGAGCATAGTACATGTGTGAATAACACTGCTAGTGAGCATTATATGGTTGAGCGGATGATCATTGATGATATGTTAAACTGGGCTGGTAATTATAAGGTAGTTATTTGCTTTGTGATgccattttgtttttacattccCTGACTTGGCTTCTCTTCctcttatattttgaaatatactTTCCTTCTCGTTTTACAATAAGTGATAGTGATTTTCCGAGTTCATAAATTGAATTGTTGCTGGCTTAAGGTAGAGCTTATGAAAGTCATTTTTCCATCTGTTGGAATttcaatatatgttttttatatgttgacGACAGTTCATTGTATGCCATTTTGTCAGGTTGATGGGTTCCGCTTTGACCTTATGGGTCATA includes:
- the LOC7468446 gene encoding uncharacterized protein LOC7468446, whose amino-acid sequence is MEDHCSLLNWSCFYQDEGIEDIRHHLLYTTELETAIVSAKEEIARREIEIFHLKNLLSRTVKERNDAQIQCRKLVLDKLSFEQQLLQNQQQQQEMQQLKQESASLAITYSSEDESKASDSNNHISSPDSSKVIVPSQFSDPIPQQPSQSSLPDVILKLAADKPLPEKGKLLQAVKEAGPLLQTLLLAGPLPQWQHPPPQLDSIEIPPVTICSPTSRLIHEDSFNSFTSCLSKKRDRYFGEGPDSSSPATKYQKVVLH
- the LOC7468447 gene encoding pullulanase 1, chloroplastic isoform X1, with product MMVLTSLSSSLLSSLSSLTGPPPSNSNVYFSSSLPSPRRRLNPEPNHHHRNRHLSLPLLSRTSPTRSIHCSSSFSSMPLEVSTSPSQLQDSLLYSRAFWVTQSIIAWNADVVRDGSCYLYASQTAALSVTDGEVEGHDFKIKLEEDSGGIPQNVIAKFPHVRDYKAFKVPSTVDAKSLVKCQLAVATFGSDGKCSYATGLQLPGVLDELFAYDGPLGAHYSEDAVSLYLWAPTAQAVCACVYKNANSRDPVEVVQLKEVNGVWSVEGSKDWEGCYYVYEVSVYHPSTLHVEKCYANDPYARGLSPDSQRTLFVNLDSDTLKPEGWEKLADEKPIILSFSDISIYELHVRDFSANDHTVHPDFQGGYLAFTLEDSAGVLHLKKLSNAGITHVHLLPTFQFAGVDDVKENWKCVDSTVLEKLLPDSTEQQAQITLIQDDDGYNWGYNPVLWGVPKGSYASNPSGSCRTIEFRKMVQALNHIGLRVVLDVVYNHLHGNGPFDENSVLDKIVPGYYLRRNTDGFIEHSTCVNNTASEHYMVERMIIDDMLNWAGNYKVDGFRFDLMGHIMKSTMVKAKDAVNRLTKERDGIDGSSVYIYGEGWDFGEVANNGRGINASQFNVGGTGIGSFNDRIRDAMLGGSPFGHPLQQGFVTGLMLQPNGHDHGGKDVEELMLSAAKDHIQVGMAGNLRDYVLTNSDGKEVKGMEVLTYGGAPVAYALHPAETINYVSAHDNETLFDVVSMKTPMEISVDERCRLNHLASSVIALSQGIPFFHSGDEMLRSKSLDRDSYNSGDWFNRLDFTYNSNNWGVGLPPKQKNEKHWPLIRPRLADPSFKPQKNHILAAINNFLDVLQIRYSSPLFRLTTANAIQERVRFHNTGPSWVPGVIVMSFEDGHRGVPGLTQLDPIYSFIVVIFNASPSEVSFASPVLRARTFQLHPIQAMSADEVVKNSSYETSTGCFTVPPRTTSVFVEYR
- the LOC7468447 gene encoding pullulanase 1, chloroplastic isoform X2, whose product is MMVLTSLSSSLLSSLSSLTGPPPSNSNVYFSSSLPSPRRRLNPEPNHHHRNRHLSLPLLSRTSPTRSIHCSSSFSSMPLEVSTSPSQDSLLYSRAFWVTQSIIAWNADVVRDGSCYLYASQTAALSVTDGEVEGHDFKIKLEEDSGGIPQNVIAKFPHVRDYKAFKVPSTVDAKSLVKCQLAVATFGSDGKCSYATGLQLPGVLDELFAYDGPLGAHYSEDAVSLYLWAPTAQAVCACVYKNANSRDPVEVVQLKEVNGVWSVEGSKDWEGCYYVYEVSVYHPSTLHVEKCYANDPYARGLSPDSQRTLFVNLDSDTLKPEGWEKLADEKPIILSFSDISIYELHVRDFSANDHTVHPDFQGGYLAFTLEDSAGVLHLKKLSNAGITHVHLLPTFQFAGVDDVKENWKCVDSTVLEKLLPDSTEQQAQITLIQDDDGYNWGYNPVLWGVPKGSYASNPSGSCRTIEFRKMVQALNHIGLRVVLDVVYNHLHGNGPFDENSVLDKIVPGYYLRRNTDGFIEHSTCVNNTASEHYMVERMIIDDMLNWAGNYKVDGFRFDLMGHIMKSTMVKAKDAVNRLTKERDGIDGSSVYIYGEGWDFGEVANNGRGINASQFNVGGTGIGSFNDRIRDAMLGGSPFGHPLQQGFVTGLMLQPNGHDHGGKDVEELMLSAAKDHIQVGMAGNLRDYVLTNSDGKEVKGMEVLTYGGAPVAYALHPAETINYVSAHDNETLFDVVSMKTPMEISVDERCRLNHLASSVIALSQGIPFFHSGDEMLRSKSLDRDSYNSGDWFNRLDFTYNSNNWGVGLPPKQKNEKHWPLIRPRLADPSFKPQKNHILAAINNFLDVLQIRYSSPLFRLTTANAIQERVRFHNTGPSWVPGVIVMSFEDGHRGVPGLTQLDPIYSFIVVIFNASPSEVSFASPVLRARTFQLHPIQAMSADEVVKNSSYETSTGCFTVPPRTTSVFVEYR